The following are from one region of the Quercus robur chromosome 1, dhQueRobu3.1, whole genome shotgun sequence genome:
- the LOC126717167 gene encoding uncharacterized protein LOC126717167, whose amino-acid sequence MDEVNSTESSQEVSNVESPLWQYVTKVEKPAGAFVKSGGNTYFKCNYCDIVFMGSYSRVKAHLLQISGKGIRACRNVSKSHRLEMQRMHDQVEANKLEQEQRSQIPLPPPPPGRGIPISPFQRQEGSDSSHSTNPVDAKRRKVTMNTTLEKAFQNNARHDLDSRIARMFYIGGLPFNFARNPHYHSSYAFAATHSIPGYLPPGYNALRTTLLQKERAHVERLLKPIKDSWLENGVSIVSDGWSDPQRRPLINIMAVSDGGPVFIKAIDGSGEFKDKHYIAGVLKDAIKEIGHEKVVQVITDNANVMKAAGALIEGEYPKIFWTPCVVHTLNLVLKNICATKNIEKNEVTYEECSWITRVADDASFIRVFIMNHSMRLAMFNEFCPLKLLQVADTRFASVVVTLKRLKLIKRCLQAMAISDQWASYREDDVGKAQKVKDMILSDLWWDNIDYILEFTAPIYDMLRIADTDKPCLHLVYEMWDSMIEKVKAVIYRHEGLEDDQYSSFWGVVYDILIDRWTKNSTPLHCLTHSLNPKYYSIEWISENPKRIPPHRDHEISMERSKCLERYFEDKNDLTVVKYEFAKFSGGRFPSPSALTDRWTLLPLVWWQYHGSAFPTLQTLLDNLAHPHVLREIGALTNSFIP is encoded by the exons ATGGATGAAGTTAATAGCACAGAAAGTTCACAAGAAGTGTCAAATGTTGAATCTCCTCTTTGGCAGTATGTGACTAAAGTAGAAAAACCAGCTGGTGCATTTGTTAAATCTGGTGGAAACACATATTTTAAGTGCAACTATTGTGATATAGTTTTTATGGGATCCTATTCTAGGGTTAAGGctcatttattacaaatttcCGGCAAAGGTATTAGAGCATGCCGTAATGTGTCAAAGAGCCATAGGTTGGAAATGCAGCGAATGCATGATCAAGTTGAGGCTAATAAGTTAGAGCAAGAACAGAGAAGTCAAATTCCCTTACCCCCACCTCCCCCAGGCCGTGGGATACCTATTTCCCCATTTCAGAGACAAGAAGGGAGTGATAGTAGTCATAGTACAAATCCGGTTGATGCTAAGAGGAGGAAGGTGACTATGAATACTACTTTGGAGAAAGCATTTCAGAATAATGCTAGACATGATTTAGATAGTAGAATTGCTAGGATGTTTTACATCGGTGGGCTTCCATTTAACTTTGCAAGGAACCCACATTATCATAGTTCCTATGCATTTGCTGCTACTCATAGCATTCCGGGTTATCTTCCTCCTGGATACAATGCTTTGAGAACAACACTTTTGCAAAAGGAAAGAGCTCATGTTGAAAGACTCTTGAAACCAATTAAGGACTCTTGGCTTGAAAATGGTGTAAGTATAGTTTCTGATGGATGGTCAGATCCACAAAGGAGGCCTCTTATTAACATTATGGCTGTATCAGATGGGGGTCCAGTGTTTATAAAGGCAATTGATGGGTCAGGTGAGTTCAAAGATAAGCATTACATTGCTGGGGTGTTGAAGGATGCTATAAAAGAGATTGGACATGAAAAAGTTGTTCAAGTCATCACTGataatgcaaatgtgatgaAGGCTGCTGGAGCTCTTATTGAGGGTGAgtatcctaaaatattttggacaccTTGTGTTGTCCACACTCTCAATCTAGTTTTGAAGAATATTTGTGCAAcaaaaaacattgaaaagaaTGAAGTTACATATGAGGAATGTAGTTGGATTACACGTGTTGCTGATGATGCATCCTTCATACGTGTTTTTATCATGAACCATTCTATGAGGTTGGcaatgtttaatgaattttgtcCATTAAAATTGCTCCAAGTTGCTGATACTAGATTTGCTTCGGTGGTTGTAACGTTGAAAAGgttgaagttgataaaaagatgccttcAAGCCATGGCTATTAGTGACCAATGGGCTTCTTATAGGGAGGATGACGTTGGAAAAGCTCAAAAGGTGAAAGATATGATTCTAAGTGATCTTTGGTGGGATAATATTGATTATATCCTTGAATTCACGGCACCCATTTATGATATGCTACGAATAGCCGACACAGATAAGCCTTGTCTTCATCTTGTGTATgagatgtgggattccatgatAGAGAAGGTGAAAGCAGTGATATATCGGCATGAAGGCTTGGAAGATGATCAATATAGCTCATTTTGGGGTGTGGTGTATGATATACTCATTGATCGGTGGACTAAAAATTCTACACCACTACATTGCTTGACTCATTCCTTAAATCCTAA GTATTACTCCATTGAATGGATTTCGGAGAATCCAAAACGCATCCCTCCACATCGGGATCATGAAATTTCTATGGAAAGAAGCAAGTGTTTGGAGCGATACTTTGAAGATAAGAATGACTTAACGGTGGTGAAGTATGAGTTTGCTAAATTTTCAGGAGGGAGGTTTCCTTCACCAAGTGCCTTGACGGATAGGTGGACCTTACTACCTTTGGTTTGGTGGCAATACCATGGCTCCGCATTTCCAACTCTTCAAACCCTTTTGGACAACCTTGCTCATCCTCATGTGCTGAGAGAAATTGGAGCACttacaaattcattcattccttaa